GACTCCCCTATTTAATATTTGATTAACCAAATCGGTACGGTGAATGGATCTTTGGTAAGTTATTCCTGCTTCATAATCCACCAAATGAACAGGTTCAAAAGAACCTTTAAGGTAATAACTGAATTTGATTTTCAATTCTCCCGAAGCTACTTTACTGCTTTGTTGTTTCTCTGAAATTTTAAAATCCACAACACGCATCTGTATAGCCCTTTCAGTTTCACTTTGTGAAAGTGAGTTATTATAAAAGTCTTTTATTCCCTGAGAAATTGTATTTCTAATTTTTATCTTATATACCTGATTATTGGTGCTATAAATACTACCAATTGAAGCAGAATTTTCCTGGTTATCTATTACTTCTACCAATTGAAAACCGGAATTTTCAAGGGTTTTACCCTCTACTTTTGTTAATTCAAATTGTATTTCCTGTGCTATTGCTGGAAAGATCAGAATGAGAAAAAGGATGACTAATGAAAATAATTTTCTCTGCATAATGTCTTAACGCAAAGCTAAAAACAACAGTTCTAAACCCCGTTTCCTCCTGAGCCCAATATCCAATTAGAACTTTTCCTACAATTCAGATCGGGCTCCTAAGGAAACATGCTTTTCAAAAATTTAACCCCACATGACCTGCCGATCAAGTGGGGTTAAATTTGATGAAAACAACTCTTTCAATTCATTCTGCGCATCTTTCTTCTTTTGTCTTCTGTCTCCTGTCTTCAGTCCTTATGCAACATCGGTCATCCGTCATCGGTCATTTATCTACCTCTTCTCAAAAATCAACCTCGCATGTCCCATGATTTCCCTTTCAAAACATACCCTATTCGGACGTACTCTCAAAACGGCAAGTTGATGTCTGAATTCTTTATCTGTCAGGTATTTTGGAATCAAAGAAGCAAACCAAAGGTATTTTTTCAATTGAAACCTATGAAATCTTTTGGTCCACTCCCGGTTTGTATGGATATAATCCAACCTTCCATCAGTGTAATAAATGTTATTGAAATAGGGTTCTGCAGTCCTTACGATATGTTCATAGCCATATGGAACCCAAGAATCAGGATTATGCTTTAATAGCAAGGCCATCATATATTGATTGGAGTCTTTGGGTGCATTGATATCTATTTCTTCAAATGGCATCATGTTTTTTTCAAAGGTCATACTTTGCATATAAAATTTCCCCCCATCCTTCAGTAAATGATAAACATGCCTAAAGTAGTCCTCATAAACAGCGTCCTGTTGGCCATTGAGATAATCTCTGACAGAAGCTACATGCTCAAAACTCCCAAAGGCAGTAATGGCATCAAATGTGCCAAAATCTTCAGGTTTGACAAATCGCGCATCTTTGATATAAGCTGTAAGTCCATTGTCTCTGCAAGCTTGAACTTGACCGTCAGAAAGGTTTACTCCAATTCCTTCCGCTCCGACAACATCTCTTAAATATTTGAGCCAACCGCCCCAACCACATCCCAAGTCAAGGACTCTGGTACCTTTTTTTATCCCAAGATTTTCAACGACAAATTCATATTTCTTTAATTGTGCCTCTTCCAGGCTCATCGAAAAATCACCCAAATACATGGCATTGCTAAAATGAGCATTTTCTCCAAGACTCAATCTGATGAATTTGTCAATGTTGGTATAAGTGAAGTCCATTTCTTTTTTCTTATCCCATTGCTGACCTTCACGTTCACTGACACTGGATCCTATCCATTTGCCTTTTGGTGTTTCAGTTTTAAGCTCTTCAGTTCCCATATGTATTTTATTTGATGTTGGATTTAAAAAAATCTTATCCTAAAATGTATTCGAATTGGATAATAATTTAAACAAAATTATCAGCAAAGCATAAGTATGCTAAAAAAAAGAAAAAAATTCCTCTGGTAAAAAGAAAGAAGCCGGAGAAAAATCTCCAGCTTCTGTTACAAATAAACCCTATTTTCCAAATTCAAAAATATGTTGACCTTCTAAAGACAAAGTCCTTCCTGAAGTAATGAAAGTTGTTTCATCCCAATCAAGACTTAATCTAAGAGACGATTCTGAAATATTTTGTATTTCCACGCGAACTCCGTCACTTCTGACGAATGCAGTGGCTTCTGAGTTATCAAAGTTCCAAAATCCACTTGCAGGCCATACTCCTTTTCCATTTACTGAGTTATATTGGGTATTTAGAAATGTAAGAACCAAATCCCTATAAACATTGGTTTGATCAAATCCATCCA
This window of the Aquiflexum balticum DSM 16537 genome carries:
- a CDS encoding SAM-dependent methyltransferase, which translates into the protein MGTEELKTETPKGKWIGSSVSEREGQQWDKKKEMDFTYTNIDKFIRLSLGENAHFSNAMYLGDFSMSLEEAQLKKYEFVVENLGIKKGTRVLDLGCGWGGWLKYLRDVVGAEGIGVNLSDGQVQACRDNGLTAYIKDARFVKPEDFGTFDAITAFGSFEHVASVRDYLNGQQDAVYEDYFRHVYHLLKDGGKFYMQSMTFEKNMMPFEEIDINAPKDSNQYMMALLLKHNPDSWVPYGYEHIVRTAEPYFNNIYYTDGRLDYIHTNREWTKRFHRFQLKKYLWFASLIPKYLTDKEFRHQLAVLRVRPNRVCFEREIMGHARLIFEKR